The proteins below are encoded in one region of Ignavibacteriota bacterium:
- a CDS encoding extracellular solute-binding protein, with translation MNRLLPRTRLTLLLVLLLPAAVSAQVTLHLWHQMRPDAREVLKQRIAVFERLHPGIRVAQLYKENEELRVGFQAAAAFTGGGPELVYGPSDFVGAFESMRIVKPLEALFPPAFFARFDTKALTRYNGHIYQIGDEIGNHLALIWNKRLFREAGLNRAPETFDELIRFGKLLTRDNNGDGVIDQYGLVWNYTEPFFFIPFYTSFGGWVLDENRRPTLDNEASVRAFEFVKAMRDEHHIIPKECDYEIADSKFTDQRAAMIINGSWSWGKYMEALGADFGIAMIPRNTATGLWAAPIVSSKGYFVNVYLEGERLDAARLFLEFMLSDESQRIFSTRLKTIPSSIAVQNSSAVFADPVIAVSMEQARVGLPMPLVPEMRAVWDAMRPPYQNLLGGNIDAAEAAREQQRLAVQKIRELNEGASDGSEDASGAAVTIVYLIGALLAIAALFGLVRNFLIPLLRHPDRLETRNARFAVFMILPAAILMFGVVIYPFFYNLVISLSNMSMLTVNDWRIIGFDQYGKVFGIDRFAEELARPSGTLWTAAGQMFSTEFYGVFLKTVIWTFVNVTFHVVIGVFLALLLNRALPGKSIFRILLILPWAVPQYITALTWRGMFNTDSGAVNAILKTVFSVSPLPWLTDESLAFAAAIITNIWLGFPFMMLIALGGLQSIPQELYEAADIDGASPWQKFRNVTAPLLKPVMIPAITLGIVWTFNNINVVWLVSNGGQPADQTHILVSYVYRAAFNLYRYGYAAAFSFIIFLILAAWSILFMRRTATDSAA, from the coding sequence ATGAACAGACTGCTCCCGCGCACCCGTCTCACTCTGCTGCTCGTCCTGCTGCTGCCCGCGGCCGTTTCCGCGCAGGTCACGCTGCACCTGTGGCATCAGATGCGTCCGGACGCGCGCGAGGTGCTCAAGCAGCGTATCGCGGTGTTCGAACGCCTGCATCCGGGAATACGTGTCGCGCAGTTGTACAAGGAGAACGAGGAACTGCGCGTCGGCTTCCAGGCCGCGGCGGCTTTTACCGGCGGCGGACCGGAACTCGTGTACGGACCCAGCGACTTTGTGGGCGCCTTTGAATCGATGCGCATTGTCAAGCCGCTTGAAGCGCTGTTCCCGCCCGCCTTCTTCGCGCGCTTCGATACAAAGGCGCTCACACGCTACAACGGCCATATCTATCAGATCGGTGATGAGATCGGGAATCATCTCGCCCTGATCTGGAACAAACGTCTGTTCCGCGAAGCCGGTTTGAACCGCGCCCCTGAGACCTTCGACGAGCTTATCCGTTTCGGAAAACTGCTCACACGCGATAACAATGGCGACGGCGTCATCGACCAGTACGGCCTGGTGTGGAATTACACCGAACCGTTCTTCTTCATTCCCTTCTACACATCCTTCGGTGGCTGGGTGCTCGATGAAAACCGCAGGCCGACACTCGACAACGAGGCGTCGGTGCGGGCCTTCGAATTTGTGAAGGCGATGCGCGACGAGCATCACATCATCCCGAAGGAGTGTGATTACGAGATCGCCGACAGCAAGTTTACCGACCAACGCGCGGCGATGATCATCAACGGATCGTGGTCCTGGGGCAAGTACATGGAGGCGCTGGGCGCGGATTTCGGCATCGCGATGATACCGCGCAACACAGCCACAGGGCTCTGGGCAGCGCCGATCGTGTCGAGCAAGGGCTACTTCGTGAACGTGTATCTCGAGGGCGAACGTCTCGACGCCGCGCGGCTCTTCCTCGAATTCATGCTGTCGGACGAATCGCAGCGCATTTTCTCGACGCGGCTCAAGACCATACCCTCGTCGATCGCGGTGCAGAACTCGTCCGCCGTATTCGCCGATCCTGTCATCGCCGTCTCGATGGAGCAGGCGCGGGTCGGCCTGCCCATGCCGCTGGTGCCAGAGATGCGCGCGGTGTGGGACGCGATGCGTCCGCCGTACCAGAATCTGCTCGGAGGAAACATCGATGCAGCCGAGGCCGCGCGCGAGCAGCAGCGGCTGGCCGTGCAAAAAATCCGCGAGTTGAACGAGGGCGCTTCCGATGGCAGCGAGGATGCGTCTGGCGCCGCGGTCACCATCGTCTACCTCATCGGCGCGCTGCTCGCCATAGCCGCGCTGTTCGGGCTCGTGCGCAATTTCCTGATCCCGCTGCTGCGTCATCCCGACCGGCTCGAGACACGGAACGCGCGATTCGCAGTGTTTATGATTCTGCCCGCCGCCATACTCATGTTCGGTGTGGTCATCTATCCCTTCTTCTACAACCTCGTCATCTCGCTCTCGAACATGAGCATGCTGACGGTGAACGACTGGCGCATCATCGGATTCGATCAATACGGGAAGGTGTTCGGCATCGACCGTTTCGCCGAGGAACTTGCGCGTCCGTCGGGCACGCTGTGGACCGCGGCGGGACAGATGTTCTCGACCGAATTCTATGGCGTATTTCTGAAGACGGTGATATGGACCTTTGTGAACGTGACGTTTCACGTGGTCATCGGCGTGTTTCTCGCACTGCTGCTGAACCGCGCGCTGCCGGGCAAATCCATCTTCCGCATCCTGCTCATTCTGCCCTGGGCCGTGCCGCAGTACATCACGGCGCTGACCTGGCGCGGCATGTTCAACACCGACAGCGGCGCAGTCAATGCGATATTAAAGACCGTATTTTCCGTATCTCCTCTGCCCTGGCTAACGGACGAGTCGCTCGCGTTTGCGGCGGCCATCATCACCAACATCTGGCTGGGCTTCCCGTTCATGATGCTCATCGCGCTGGGCGGACTGCAGTCCATTCCACAGGAACTGTACGAGGCCGCCGACATCGACGGCGCGAGTCCGTGGCAGAAATTCCGCAACGTGACCGCCCCCTTGTTGAAGCCCGTCATGATTCCCGCCATCACATTGGGCATCGTGTGGACGTTCAACAACATCAATGTCGTCTGGCTCGTATCGAACGGGGGCCAGCCCGCGGATCAGACGCACATCCTGGTGAGCTACGTGTACCGCGCGGCGTTCAACCTCTACCGCTATGGCTACGCGGCGGCGTTCAGCTTCATCATTTTCCTCATCCTCGCGGCATGGAGCATCCTCTTCATGCGCCGCACCGCCACCGACAGCGCCGCATAG
- a CDS encoding sugar ABC transporter permease gives MARGTKTHRAWTLVGVYAILTVFTAASVYPILQVFSISLRPQATLLSDSLAIIPDGATWDNYIALFRDQPFLHWVWNSLVVTIAVMVVGVALASTAGYAFSRYRFPGKKAGLLSLLITQMFPATMLLLPLFIMMAKLNLTNTFLGLIVIYSSTALPFCVWQMKGFYDTIPLSLEEAARIDGLGRFASFYRIILPLAAPALVITALFSFMSAWTEYIVAAQVLYYDEMFTLPIGLKSFQSNMSTEWGLYAASALLVSIPAMVLFLLLSRWLISGLTLGSVKG, from the coding sequence ATGGCACGCGGCACAAAAACACACAGGGCATGGACGCTCGTTGGAGTGTATGCGATACTCACCGTCTTCACGGCGGCATCGGTGTACCCGATACTGCAGGTGTTCAGCATATCGCTGCGGCCGCAAGCCACGCTGCTCAGCGACTCGCTCGCCATCATCCCCGACGGCGCGACCTGGGACAATTACATCGCGCTTTTCCGCGATCAGCCCTTTTTGCACTGGGTGTGGAATTCCCTCGTGGTCACCATCGCCGTAATGGTCGTGGGTGTCGCGCTGGCCTCGACCGCGGGGTATGCCTTTTCCCGGTACCGCTTTCCGGGCAAAAAGGCCGGCCTCCTGAGCCTGCTCATCACGCAGATGTTCCCCGCCACCATGCTGCTGCTGCCGCTCTTTATCATGATGGCGAAACTGAATCTGACAAACACGTTTCTGGGGTTGATCGTCATTTACTCCTCCACGGCGCTTCCGTTCTGCGTATGGCAGATGAAGGGCTTCTACGACACAATCCCCTTGAGTCTAGAAGAAGCGGCGCGCATCGACGGGCTCGGACGCTTCGCCTCATTCTACCGCATCATTCTCCCGTTGGCCGCGCCGGCGCTGGTGATCACCGCGCTGTTCTCGTTCATGTCGGCATGGACGGAGTACATCGTGGCGGCGCAGGTCCTGTACTACGACGAGATGTTCACGCTGCCGATCGGTCTCAAAAGTTTTCAATCGAACATGAGCACCGAGTGGGGTCTGTACGCCGCAAGTGCCCTGCTCGTCAGCATCCCCGCGATGGTGCTGTTCCTGCTTCTGAGCCGCTGGCTGATATCGGGTCTCACGCTCGGAAGCGTCAAGGGCTAA
- the ugpC gene encoding sn-glycerol-3-phosphate ABC transporter ATP-binding protein UgpC: MASVRLTNVTKRFENSKAATIEGLHLEVQDGEFMVLVGPSGCGKSTTLRMVAGLEEATAGEIYIGDRLVNDVAPKDRDIAMVFQNYALYPHMTVRENLAFGLTLRKYPKADIAARVDETAALLEIGELLDRKPKALSGGQRQRVALGRAIVRKPNVFLFDEPLSNLDAKLRVQMRTEIKKLHLRLGTTMIYVTHDQVEAMTMGDRITVMKAGLIHQVDTPLNVYHRPADLFVAGFIGNPAMNVLSGALDAEAHVLSGAGFSITLPEAHAAMLRALAGRKIVLGIRPENVHFNEIPCELPAAIELVHEVSELLGNEVYAYLKAGTEAVTARAAAMPSLGLGEKTRAWLDLAKAHYFDAETEKRIG, encoded by the coding sequence ATGGCATCGGTACGATTGACGAACGTCACAAAACGATTCGAGAACAGCAAGGCCGCGACGATTGAAGGTCTGCACCTCGAAGTGCAGGACGGCGAGTTCATGGTGCTCGTCGGACCGTCGGGCTGCGGCAAGTCCACCACGCTGCGCATGGTGGCCGGACTCGAGGAGGCGACCGCGGGCGAGATTTACATCGGCGACCGTCTCGTGAACGACGTGGCTCCGAAGGACCGCGACATCGCGATGGTGTTCCAGAATTACGCGTTGTATCCGCACATGACCGTGCGCGAGAACCTGGCTTTCGGCCTCACACTGCGCAAGTACCCGAAAGCCGACATCGCGGCGCGGGTGGACGAAACCGCCGCGCTGCTCGAGATCGGTGAATTGCTGGATCGCAAGCCGAAGGCGCTTTCGGGCGGCCAGCGGCAGCGTGTGGCCCTCGGCCGCGCCATCGTGCGAAAGCCCAACGTGTTCCTGTTCGACGAGCCGCTCTCGAATCTCGACGCAAAACTCCGCGTGCAGATGCGTACCGAAATAAAAAAACTGCATCTGCGTCTGGGAACGACTATGATATACGTCACCCACGACCAGGTTGAGGCCATGACCATGGGCGACCGCATCACCGTCATGAAGGCGGGATTGATCCATCAGGTCGATACCCCGCTCAACGTATATCACCGTCCCGCCGACCTCTTTGTGGCGGGGTTCATCGGGAATCCCGCGATGAACGTGCTGTCGGGTGCGCTCGATGCCGAGGCGCATGTGCTGTCGGGCGCGGGTTTCTCCATCACGCTTCCCGAGGCGCATGCCGCGATGCTGCGCGCGCTTGCAGGCCGGAAAATCGTGCTGGGTATACGTCCAGAGAACGTGCATTTCAACGAGATCCCCTGCGAGTTGCCTGCGGCGATCGAGCTTGTTCATGAAGTGTCGGAGCTGCTCGGCAATGAAGTGTACGCATATCTGAAGGCCGGGACCGAGGCCGTGACGGCGCGCGCCGCAGCGATGCCGTCGCTGGGTCTCGGCGAGAAAACACGCGCGTGGCTCGATCTCGCGAAGGCGCATTACTTCGACGCGGAAACAGAGAAAAGGATCGGATAA